Part of the Actinomycetota bacterium genome, TACGAGGAGATCACCGGCGGCCAGGAGCTGTTCAGGATCGGCAGCCGGGAGATCAACGGACGGGCCTACGTGGCGTCGTTCAACTTCACGGGCTCGGACCAGCAGAAACCCGTGGGCCTGGCCTCGGGGGGCGAGCGCAACCGTGTCCACCTGGCCAAGCTGCTGCGCCGGGGCGGCAACGTCCTGCTGCTCGACGAGCCCACCAACGACCTCGACGTCGACACCCTGCGGGCCCTGGAGGACGGGCTGGAGGCGTTCCCCGGCTGCGCGGTCGTCATCAGCCACGACCGGTGGTTCCTCGACCGCATCTGCACCCACGTCCTGGCCTTCGAGGGCGACAGCCGGGTGCGCTGGTTCGAGGGCAACTTCACCGAGTACGAAGCCGCCCGCCGCAAGGAGCTGGGCTCGGCCGCCGACCAGCCCCACCGCATCCGCTACAAGCCGCTCGTCCGGTAGACCGCCCTCCCCCCAAGAACGAACCGGTGCGGTGATCGCGCATCCGGCGAGGCCTCGAGTTCCGAACTAGGTCCTGACGGCGGGTGCGGAGCGACGACAGGAGCCAGGGGATGCGGACGCGTGGGATGGGCAGGACGCTACGACTGGTGGCTGCGGCTGCGGCGGCCACCGCCCTGGCCGTGCCCGGGGTGGCAGTGGCCAACCAGGGCCAGCCGGCGGTGACCAGGGACTCGTCAGGGTGCCCGGTCTTCAACAGCTTCCCCGGCCTGGGCGAGGCCGACACCTACGCTCTGACCTCCGACGGGCGATTGATCAGCTTCCACCGCGACCGGCCCGCCCTGCAGCGCAGCAGCGCCGTAGTCACGGGCGTGACCGGGACCATCGCGGGCATCGACGTCCGCCCGGCCACCGGGGCCCTCTACGCCTTGGCGGTCGAGGGCTCGACCGGTCGTCTCTACACCATCGACCCGGGCACGGGGGCGGCCAGCCTGGCGTCCACCCTGGACAAGGCCGTGTCGGGCTCGGCCTTCGGGGTCGACTTCAACCCCGTCCCCGACCGGCTCAGGGTGGTCAGCGACGCCGGCCAGAACCTGCGCATCAACGTCGACACCGGAGCCACCTTGCTCGACGGCGCCCTCACCTACGCAGGTAGCGGGGGGGCCGTGGCTGCCGGGGTCAGCGCGGCCGCCTACACCAACTCGGCTCCACCCTCGCCCCGCACAGTGGGCCCCAACGTGCCGGCCACGGGCACGACCCTCTATGACATCGACACCAACCTCGATGTGCTCGTGGTCCAGAGCCCGCCCAACGACGGCGTGCTCAACCCCGTCGGTCCCCTCGGCTTCGACGTCTCGTCGGTGAACGGCTTCGACATCGACGCGGCAACCGGAAACTCGGCTCTGGCGGCCGTCCAGATCTCCAATGCCCGCCCCAGCCTGCTGGCCGAGATCGACCTCTCCACCGGCCGGGCCCGCCTGCGTGGGGCCATCGGCTGCGCCGCGACGGTGACCGGACTGGCGTTCAAGGGGTAGCCGTCACCCGGGCCGGGCCGGCCCCGTGGCCGGCCCGGCGGCTACCGTCGGGGGCGCCGTAGTACTACTTCGCACCAGGAAGGACGGGCCCTCGTGCACGAGCTGTCTCTCTGCGAGGCCATCGCCGCCTCGGTCGAGCGCCACGCCGCCGGGCGGCCGGTGGCCGAGGTAACAGTAAGGGTGGGCCACCTTCGCCAGGTGGTACCCGACGCCCTCACCTTTTCCTGGGAGGTGCTCACCGCGGGGACTTCGCTGGCCGGGTCGGCGCTCGTCGTCGAGCAGGTGCCGGCCGTCGTGCGCTGCGGGCCGTGCGGCTCCGAGACCACCTTGGACATGCCGGTCCTGCTGTGTGGGTCGTGCGAGAGCGGCGACGTGGCCCTGCTCAGCGGGGAGGAGCTCCAGGTGGTCTCCCTCGACCTGGCGGGGGCCTAGCCGTGGGCCGCTTCCACCGCCACCCCGACGGTACCGGGCACGAGCACGACCATGTGGACGACGACGGCCACGGCCATGCCGGCAGCGGGCGGGCCGGCGACCACAGTGGGTACCAGGCCACCGGGCGGGACCGGGTGGCCGTGCTGGAGGACATCCTGTCCGAGAACGACAGGGTGGCCGAGGCCAACCGGCGGGACCTGGCGACCGCCGGGGTCCGCACCGTCAACCTCATGTCCTCGCCGGGTGCGGGCAAGACCACCCTGCTGCGAAGGACGCTGATCACCATCGGCGACCACGCCCGGGTCGGCGTGCTCGAAGGCGACATCGCCACCTCCATCGACGCCGACCGCCTCGACGGCTTGGCCGCAGCCGTGACCTTGGTCAACACCAGCGCCGGTTTCGGCGGCGAGTGCCACCTCGACGCCGTGATGGTTCGCTCGGGGCTGGCCCGGCTCCCACTCCCCGACCTCGACCTGCTCGTCATCGAGAACGTCGGCAACCTCGTGTGCCCGGCCGAGTTCTCAGTGGGCGAGGACGCCAAGGCCATGGTCTACGCCGTCACCGAAGGCGAGGAGAAGCCCCTGAAGTACCCGGTCATGTTCCGGGCGGTGGACGTGGTGGTCGTCAACAAGGTCGACCTTCTCCCCTACCTCGACTTCGACCTAGACGCCTTCTACGCCAACCTGGCGGCCGTCAACCCCCAGGCCCGGGTCATCCGGGCCAGCGCCCGCACGGGCGAGGGCGTCGAGGAATGGTGCCACTGGGTGCTCAACGGATGAGGCACTAGGCGGCTGGTGTCTTTCGCGATCGGCGCTTCGCGCCGAGCGGCTGGTCGGCACTGGGCGGTCGGCCGCCTTGGGAGTGTTCCGACACCAGCCACCTAGCGGACCGGAGGCGCCGGCCCTAGACTGGAGAGCGGTTCTTATTACTGCTCTCAGCCTCCGGAGGCCCAATGCGCCGTGTTGCCCTGGTCACGATCGTCGTCGGGATGCTCGCGGCGGCGTGCGGCGGCGGCAACGGGGGCGGCCAGGGGGCTGATGGCCGCCTGGGCGTCGTGGCCAGCTTCTACCCCCTGGCCGAGGCTGCCCAGCGGGTCGGTGGCGACCGCGTCCAGGTGACCAACCTCACTCCCGCGGGTGCCGAACCCCACGACCTCGAGCTGACCACCCGGGACATCGACCGGGTGGAGTCGGCCGCTCTCGTCGTCTACCTGGGCGCCGGCTTCCAGCCCGCCATCGAACGGGCCGTCGAACGGGCCCGGGGCCGGGCCATCGACGTCCTCGATGACCTCGACCTGCTCGACGGGCACGAGGACCACGACGATGGCCATGACGACGACCACGACGACGGGCACGGGCACGAGGAGGGTGACCCCCACGTATGGCTCGACCCCACCATCATGAAGCGCATCGCCGCCCAGGTGGCCGAGGCCCTGGCCGAGGCCGACCCCGACGGCCGGGCCACCTACCTGGCCAACGCCGAGGCCTACGGCCGCGAGCTCGACGCCCTCGACGCCGAGATGCGCCAGGGCCTGGCCCAGTGTGCCCGGCGGGTCATCGTCACCTCCCATGACGCCTTCGGTTACCTGGCCCAGCGCTACAACCTGGTGCAGGAACCGATCAGCGGCCTCTCCCCCGAGGCCGAGCCCGACCCCCGGCGCATGGCCCAACTGGTGGACATGGTCCGCTCGACGGGCACGACCACCATCTTCTACGAGACGCTCGTCTCCCCCCGGGTGGCCGAGGCCCTAGCCCGCGAGGCGGGCGTGCGGGTGGCGGTGCT contains:
- a CDS encoding zinc ABC transporter substrate-binding protein, giving the protein MRRVALVTIVVGMLAAACGGGNGGGQGADGRLGVVASFYPLAEAAQRVGGDRVQVTNLTPAGAEPHDLELTTRDIDRVESAALVVYLGAGFQPAIERAVERARGRAIDVLDDLDLLDGHEDHDDGHDDDHDDGHGHEEGDPHVWLDPTIMKRIAAQVAEALAEADPDGRATYLANAEAYGRELDALDAEMRQGLAQCARRVIVTSHDAFGYLAQRYNLVQEPISGLSPEAEPDPRRMAQLVDMVRSTGTTTIFYETLVSPRVAEALAREAGVRVAVLNPLEGLTDEEARAGKTYAAIMRENLGTLRPALGCT
- the hypB gene encoding hydrogenase nickel incorporation protein HypB; this encodes MGRFHRHPDGTGHEHDHVDDDGHGHAGSGRAGDHSGYQATGRDRVAVLEDILSENDRVAEANRRDLATAGVRTVNLMSSPGAGKTTLLRRTLITIGDHARVGVLEGDIATSIDADRLDGLAAAVTLVNTSAGFGGECHLDAVMVRSGLARLPLPDLDLLVIENVGNLVCPAEFSVGEDAKAMVYAVTEGEEKPLKYPVMFRAVDVVVVNKVDLLPYLDFDLDAFYANLAAVNPQARVIRASARTGEGVEEWCHWVLNG
- a CDS encoding hydrogenase maturation nickel metallochaperone HypA, which produces MHELSLCEAIAASVERHAAGRPVAEVTVRVGHLRQVVPDALTFSWEVLTAGTSLAGSALVVEQVPAVVRCGPCGSETTLDMPVLLCGSCESGDVALLSGEELQVVSLDLAGA
- a CDS encoding DUF4394 domain-containing protein, with amino-acid sequence MAAAAAATALAVPGVAVANQGQPAVTRDSSGCPVFNSFPGLGEADTYALTSDGRLISFHRDRPALQRSSAVVTGVTGTIAGIDVRPATGALYALAVEGSTGRLYTIDPGTGAASLASTLDKAVSGSAFGVDFNPVPDRLRVVSDAGQNLRINVDTGATLLDGALTYAGSGGAVAAGVSAAAYTNSAPPSPRTVGPNVPATGTTLYDIDTNLDVLVVQSPPNDGVLNPVGPLGFDVSSVNGFDIDAATGNSALAAVQISNARPSLLAEIDLSTGRARLRGAIGCAATVTGLAFKG